The nucleotide window TGACATCAATATTCCCATTATAAAATTTACCAAAGGCTTAAATTCAAAATACCGAATGAGCGTTGATGGCTCTCAGGGAAATCAAGGAAAAATATTCGAAAATGTTACGCTTCTAGCAAAAGACAGTTTGTACATTTTCATTGAAACAACTGTAAAAAGCGATAGTTCAACCCCAGCCGAATTTCTTTATACTGACCAAATTGAATTTGACAGCGGAACAAATCTCCAAAAAGTGGAATTGGTAACTTTGGTGCAGGATGCCATTTTATTATATCCCAAACGCAATGGTGACGGAACCATGGAAACCCTCCCAATTGATGGTAAAAAAATAAGCGGCTTTTATCTGGACAAAAATGATCCCATTCACGGAAACGAACTTATTTTCACTAATAAAAAAGCCTATGTGATTTACGGATATGCGGCAGTACCAGATGGAGAAACTGTAGTTTTTGATCCGGGAGCAAGAGTTTATTTTCATGCTGATTCTGGGCTAATTGTACCAAAAAATGCTTCGATACAAATTAACGGGGCCAAATCAACTACAGATAAATTAGAAAATGAAGTGATTTTCAGTGGCGACCGCCAACAACCTGATTTTAATTATACTCCCGGACAATGGGGAACTATTTGGTTGCAAAACGGAAGCATTAACAACTCTATTCAAAACCTGACGCTTAAAAACGCCACTGTTGGTTTATTGCTTGAAGGTAATACCGGCAAAAAACTTACGATAAAAAATACTCAAATTTACAATTGCACTCACTACGGAATTCAAGCGAAAAATGCTTTTATCGAAGGAGAAAATATTGTGATCAATTACACAGGACAATCCAGTCTAGCCTGTACTTATGGTGGTAATTACAAGTTTACGCATTGCACTTTCAACAACAATTGGTCAAGCCCTGAACAAACAGCGGTTTACCTCAGTAATTATGCTGATGATGCAACTCCCGCAACCAAAGATCTTACAGGAGCGACTTTCAATAATTGCATCATTTATGGGGCGTATTCCAACGAAATGATTTTGGATAAAAAAACAGGTGCCGCTTTTGTGTATCAATTCAACAATTGCCTGATTAAGTCCAATAAAAATAATAGTCCAGATTATAATTTCGACAATGACCCTACACATTACAATGCCATAATCCTGAACAAAGACCCAAAATTCTATAATTCCAATATCAACAATTTCAATATCGATAATACTTCTGCCGCTTTCGCAAAAGGGAATTCGGCATATTTAATTCCTCTTGATATTCTTGGAATCACGAGAACTTTACCAGCAGATCTGGGGGCTTATCAAAGTAAACCGTTCCCGAAGTAAGATTTTAATTAACCACAAATTCGCAAATTTTTTATGAATTCTAAATGAATATAATTTGCGAATTTGCGGTCTTTATTTTCAATTCCAATATTTGTCAAATAGTTTGCTTTTCACATTTGCTCGTACTATTTATTTAAACTAAATTTGCATCGTTAAAAAAACAAACTACACAACCAATGATCCATTTCTTTGAAAACCAAAGCAAAACTGTTTTTGCAGTACAAACGCAAAACGAAATTTCAGCTCAAGACATTTCAAAACTCAACTGGCTTTTTGCCGACTCTAATAAAGTAGAAAAATCCGTTTTGTCGGATTTTTTTGTTGGCCCTCGTGCCACTATGATTACACCTTGGAGTACAAATGCCGTGGAAATCACCCAAAACATGGGGATTTCCGGAATCATCCGTATTGAAGAATTTCAGAAAGTAGCAGCCGATTTCAATGATTTCGACCCAATGCTTTCGCAAAAATATACTGAATTGAATCAAGATATTTTCACGATTCATATTCAACCTGAAGCTATTTTGGAAATTGAAAATATAGCTGCTTACAACCAATCTGAAGGTTTGTCATTAAGCCCTGAAGAAGTAGAATATTTGGATAATTTATCAACCAAATTAGGTAGAAAATTAACCGATTCTGAGATTTTCGCTTTCTCTCAAGCCAATTCAGAACACTGTCGTCACAAGATTTTCAACGGAACTTTTGTTATCGACGGAGTTGAAAAAGAAACTTCTCTTTTCAAATTAATCAAAAAAACATCTCAGGAAAACCCTAATGATATTGTTTCGGCTTACAAAGATAACGTGGCTTTTGTAAAAGGACCAAGAGTACAGCAATTTGCTCCAAAAACGGCCGACAAACCTGATTTTTACGAAATAAAAGAATTTGATTCTGTTATCTCCTTAAAAGCAGAAACACACAACTTCCCAACAACTGTAGAACCTTTTAACGGAGCTGCAACAGGTTCGGGAGGAGAAATTCGTGACCGTTTAGCTGGAGGACAAGGTTCATTGCCAATGGCGGGAACTGCAGTTTATATGACTTCGTATTCTCGTTTGGAACAAGACAGACCTTGGGAAAATGCTGTAACCGAAAGAAAATGGTTGTACCAGACTCCAATGGACATCTTGATTAAAGCTTCAAACGGAGCTTCAGATTTTGGAAATAAATTTGGGCAACCGCTTATTACCGGTTCGGTTTTGACTTTCGAACACGAAGAAACCACCCCTAACCCCTCCAAAGGAGGGGAATTAAAAACCCGTAAAATTGGTTACGACAAAGTAATCATGCAAGCGGGTGGAATTGGTTACGGAAAACTAGACCAAGCCATCAAACACAAACCGCAGGAAGGCGACAAAATCGTTATCCTTGGTGGTGAAAACTACAGAATTGGGATGGGGGGAGCTGCGGTCTCCTCAGCAGATACAGGAGCTTTTGGCTCGGGAATCGAATTAAACGCTATTCAGCGTTCTAACCCTGAAATGCAAAAACGTGCCGCTAACGCCATTCGTGGTTTGGTGGAAAGCGACAACAACCCAATTGTTTCTATTCACGATCACGGAGCTGGTGGACACTTGAACTGTCTTTCGGAATTGGTGGAAGAAACAGGAGGATTGATCGATTTGGATAAATTGCCTGTTGGTGACCCTACCCTTTCGGCGAAAGAAATCATTGGTAACGAATCTCAGGAAAGAATGGGATTGGTTATTGGCAAAAAAGACATCGACACTTTACAAAGAATTGCCGAAAGAGAGCGTTCTCCAATGTATCAGGTTGGTGACGTTACAGGCGACCATCGTTTTACTTTCGAGTCTAAAACTACAGGTGTAAAACCAATGGATTACGCTTTGGAAGATTTCTTTGGAAGTTCACCAAAAACAGTAATGACGGACAATTCCATTGATTACAACTATGCCGGATTGGATTATAACGTAAAAAATATAGCAACATACTTAGAGCAAGTTTTACAATTAGAAGCCGTTGCTTCCAAAGACTGGTTAACCAACAAAGTTGACCGTTGCGTTGGAGGAAAAGTGGCAAAACAACAATGTGCAGGACCATTGCAATTACCATTAAACAATTGTGGTGTAATGGCTTTGGATTACCAAGGAAAAGAAGGAATTGCAACTTCTATCGGACACGCTCCTATCTCTGCTTTGATTGACCCTGTTGCGGGAAGTAGAAACGCTGTTGCCGAATCATTGTCCAACATTGTTTGGGCTCCAATCAAAGATGGATTGAAAGGAATTTCACTTTCGGCAAACTGGATGTGGGCTTGTAAAAACGAAGGTGAAGACGCTCGTTTATACGATGCAGTACAAGGATGCTCGGATTTTGCAATCGAATTGGGAATCAACATTCCAACAGGAAAAGATTCGCT belongs to Flavobacterium aquiphilum and includes:
- the purL gene encoding phosphoribosylformylglycinamidine synthase, whose protein sequence is MIHFFENQSKTVFAVQTQNEISAQDISKLNWLFADSNKVEKSVLSDFFVGPRATMITPWSTNAVEITQNMGISGIIRIEEFQKVAADFNDFDPMLSQKYTELNQDIFTIHIQPEAILEIENIAAYNQSEGLSLSPEEVEYLDNLSTKLGRKLTDSEIFAFSQANSEHCRHKIFNGTFVIDGVEKETSLFKLIKKTSQENPNDIVSAYKDNVAFVKGPRVQQFAPKTADKPDFYEIKEFDSVISLKAETHNFPTTVEPFNGAATGSGGEIRDRLAGGQGSLPMAGTAVYMTSYSRLEQDRPWENAVTERKWLYQTPMDILIKASNGASDFGNKFGQPLITGSVLTFEHEETTPNPSKGGELKTRKIGYDKVIMQAGGIGYGKLDQAIKHKPQEGDKIVILGGENYRIGMGGAAVSSADTGAFGSGIELNAIQRSNPEMQKRAANAIRGLVESDNNPIVSIHDHGAGGHLNCLSELVEETGGLIDLDKLPVGDPTLSAKEIIGNESQERMGLVIGKKDIDTLQRIAERERSPMYQVGDVTGDHRFTFESKTTGVKPMDYALEDFFGSSPKTVMTDNSIDYNYAGLDYNVKNIATYLEQVLQLEAVASKDWLTNKVDRCVGGKVAKQQCAGPLQLPLNNCGVMALDYQGKEGIATSIGHAPISALIDPVAGSRNAVAESLSNIVWAPIKDGLKGISLSANWMWACKNEGEDARLYDAVQGCSDFAIELGINIPTGKDSLSMKQKYPNDEVIAPGTVIISAAGNCTDIRKVVEPVLQKDGGSIYYINLSQDEFKLGGSSFAQTLNAIGNDTPTIKDSAFFKNAFNTLQELILDNQILAGHDIGSGGLITTLLEMCFADINLGAKIDFSVFEEKDIIKYLFSENIAVVFQANSDEAVEAKLKANNVEFFKLGNATSEATLDFGPCKLDITKYRDIWFKTSFLLDQKQSKNGTAQARFDNYKNQPLNYTFPSHFTGKKPEIDGSKARPKAAIIREKGSNSEREMANAMYLAGFDVKDVHMTDLISGRETLEDIQFIGAVGGFSNSDVLGSAKGWAGAFKYNEKANTALKNFFKREDTLSVGICNGCQLFMELEVINPEHEIHGKMLHNESHKHESIFTSVKIQENKSVMLSTLAGSTLGVWVSHGEGKFNLPYAEDQYNIVAKYGYEGYPANPNGSAFNTAMLCDKTGRHLVMMPHIERSTFQWNWANYPKNRNDEVTPWLEAFVNAKKWIDNTNK